ATACCAATTCCGATACATTATTTATTCCAAACAATTCAAAAATATTTGGCTCATTTCAAAGCTTATACCTTTTTTTTTGATAAATCAAACGGCAAAAATCAGCCGTTCATGGAACCCAGAAACTCGTCGTTGGTTTTTGTTTTTCTTATTTCTTTTATCAAAGTTTCCATCGCTTCAACGGGTGTCAGGTCGTTGAGGAACTTTCTGATGACCCAGACTCTCTTGAGTTCTTTCTCGGAAAGCAGCAGTTCCTCTTTCCTGGTTCCCGATTTGTTAAGATCTACGGCGGGAAAAATCCTTTTGTCGGCTATTTTTCTGTCCAGGACTATTTCCATGTTACCCGTTCCCTTAAACTCTTCGAAAATCACTTCATCCATTCTGCTTCCGGTGTCTATCAACGCCGTGGCAAGAATCGTCAGGCTTCCTCCCTCCTCCACGTTTCTCGCGGCTCCGAAAAACCTTTTCGGTTTGTGCAGGGCCAGAGAATCTACTCCTCCGGAGAGAGTTTTCCCGGAATGGGGAATTACGGCGTTGTGAGCCCTTGCGAGCCTCGTTATTGAATCGAGGAGAATTACCACATCATGTTTCATCTCGACGAGTCTTCTCGCTTTTTCGAGGACTATATTGGCGACCTGAGTGTGATGTTCTGAAGGTTCGTCGAAAGTCGAACTTATCACTTCGGCATTGACCGACCTTTTCATGTCCGTAACTTCTTCGGGTCTTTCATCAATAAGAAGGACGATGAGTATGCATTCTGGCTGATTGGCGAGTATGGAGTTTGCTATCTGCTGTAAAAATATTGTTTTTCCGGCTTTCGGAGGAGATACTATCAGTCCTCTCTGCCCTTTTCCGATAGGCGCGAGAAGGTCTATTATTCTCATGGAGACATTGTCTTCGGATTCATCATTCCTTTCGAGGACAAGTCTTTTTGTAGGGTACAAAGGAGTCAGATCGTCGAACATCGTTCTGTCGCGGGACACCGTGGGTTCTTTGAAATTAATGAGTTCGACGGATACCAGGGCGTCATTCTTTTCGTTAGTTTTTGGAGGACGGGCATATCCGAGGACTGTGTCCCCGATTTTGAGGTTGTATTTGTCTATTATATTCCGCGTCACATAGACATCGTAGGGGCTGAGTGTATAATTGTATCTGGAAAACCTTATAAAACCGTACCCGTTAATTACGTCGAGTACGCCTTCGACTTTTCTAAGAGTGTCTTTAAGGATCATTCTCGGTTTTTCTTTCTGATACTCTACCGCGGGTTCTTCTTCCTGCGCCTGATATAAAGTTGGTTC
This is a stretch of genomic DNA from candidate division WOR-3 bacterium. It encodes these proteins:
- the rho gene encoding transcription termination factor Rho, which produces MNTADNTQETAGTAAAEEIKVKKRRPRTTKKTAVLTEEKAQDSLPESETDDQAPQNNESLKISQEKDPQEQKNGGSNTASADCEQVSINAVTEPTLYQAQEEEPAVEYQKEKPRMILKDTLRKVEGVLDVINGYGFIRFSRYNYTLSPYDVYVTRNIIDKYNLKIGDTVLGYARPPKTNEKNDALVSVELINFKEPTVSRDRTMFDDLTPLYPTKRLVLERNDESEDNVSMRIIDLLAPIGKGQRGLIVSPPKAGKTIFLQQIANSILANQPECILIVLLIDERPEEVTDMKRSVNAEVISSTFDEPSEHHTQVANIVLEKARRLVEMKHDVVILLDSITRLARAHNAVIPHSGKTLSGGVDSLALHKPKRFFGAARNVEEGGSLTILATALIDTGSRMDEVIFEEFKGTGNMEIVLDRKIADKRIFPAVDLNKSGTRKEELLLSEKELKRVWVIRKFLNDLTPVEAMETLIKEIRKTKTNDEFLGSMNG